DNA from Serinibacter salmoneus:
TCGCCTCCCGGCCCAAGCTCCTCGTGGCGGACGAGCCGGTCTCCATGCTGGACGTCTCGATCCGGCTCGGCGTGCTGAACCTGCTCGCCGACCTGCAGCGCGAGGAGGGTCTAGGAGTCCTCTACATCACGCACGACCTCGCCACCGCGCGGCACTTCAGCGACGAGATCATGGTGCTCAACCACGGCAAGGTCGTGGAACACGGGAGCGCCGACGACGTGATCCTGCGACCGCAGGACCCCTACACCCAGGAACTGCGGGCTGCCTCGCCCGACCCCGAGGCGCACTTCGCCGTCGGTTCCGCCACCACCGGCGGAGGTGCCGCATGAGAATCCCCGTTCGCTTCATCGCTGGTCGCGCCCTCTTCTACGCCTTCACGGCGTGGGCGGCCATCACCATCAACTTCTTCCTGCCGCGGATGTTGAAGGGCGACCCCGTCTCCGCCTACATGCAGAAGCAGGCGGGACAGATCACCCCGGAGGCGGAGAACGCCCTGCGGATCCTCTTCGGCCTCGACGAGGACAAGTCCCTGTGGCAGCAGTACGTGGAGTACTGGCGCCTGCTGCTCAGCGGCGATCTCGGCCTGTCCTTCTCCCACGGCCTGGCACCCGTGGGCGAGGTGATCTCCTCGGCGCTGCCCTGGACGGTGGGCCTGGTCGGCATCGCCACCATCATCTCCTTCGTCCTGGGCACCTCCCTGGGCGCCGTCATCGGATGGCGCCGCGGCAGCAAGCTCGACGCGCTGATCCCCGTCACCACCTTCTTCGGGACCGTGCCCTACTTCTGGCTCGGTCTGATCGCGATCGCGCTGTTCTCCTCCACGCTGCACTGGTTCCCCGCCTCGCACGCCTACGACAAGGGCAGCGTGCCGGAGTTCAGCCTCGACTTCATCGGGCAGGTCATCCACCACGGCGCGCTGCCGGCCATCACGATCGTCGTCGCCTCCCTCGGCGGCTGGATCCTCGGCATGCGCAACATGATGCTGACCGTCCTGGACGAGGACTACATCACCGTGGCGCAGGCCAAGGGCATGCCGAACAAGCGGGTGCTGCGGCACTACGCCGCGCGCAACGCGGTGCTGCCCCAGATCCAGAGCTTCGCGCTCTCGCTCGGCTTCATCGTGGGCGGGACGATCGTGATGGAGATGGTCTTCTCCTACCCCGGCGTCGGCAAGCTCCTGCTGGACGCCACCACGGCCAAGGACTACCCGCTCATGCAGGGTCTGTTCCTCATCATCACCATGGCCGTCCTCGTTGCCAACATCCTGGCCGACGTCGCCTACGCCGTCCTGGATCCCCGTACCCGGCAGGCGGAGGCCTGAGAGATGTCCATTTCCCAGTCGATACCCCAGCCCCCTGTCGAGGACACCGACGCGGCCACCGAGGCCGCCACCCAGCTCGCGCCGCGCCCCGGCCCGTCGCGGCGGACCTTCTGGTCGCAACTCGGCTCGGCCTTCGCGATGTTCCGCAACCCCAAGTCGCTCACCGGCCTGGCGATCCTCGGCGTCTTCGTGCTCATCGCCGTCTTCGGGAACATCATCGCTCCCTACGGTCCGCTCGAGAAGGACTACACGGCGCTGCGGCAGGGGCCCTCCTCGGCCCACTGGCTCGGCACCACGCACATGGGCGAGGACGTCTTCAGCCAGATCGTGTACGGCACCCGGGGGGTGCTCGTGGTCGGCTTCACCGCCGGCATCATCGCGACCTTCGTGGCCGTGGTCATCGGTGTGGTCGCCGGCTACACCCGCGGCTGGCGCAGCGAGTCGCTCTCGGCCGTGACGAACGTGTTCCTCGTGATCCCGGGTCTGCCGCTCATCATCATCGTCGCCTCCCAGTACCAGAACCCCCCGTTGATCGTCATCGCCGCGGTCCTCGCCTTCACGGGCTGGGCGTGGGGCGCCCGTGTGCTGCGAGCCCAGACGATGTCGCTGCGCAACCGTGACTTCATCCAGGCGGCGCGCGCCAACGGCGAACCGCTGCGGCGCATCATCTTCGTGGAGATGCTGCCGAACCTCATGGCGATCATCGCCTCGAGCTTCGTGGGCACGGTGACGGCCGCGGTGCTGGGCCTGACCACGCTGGCGTTCATCGGCGTCATCCCGATCTCGAACCTGAACTGGGGCACCATCCTGTTCTGGGCGCAGCAGAACGGCGCCTTTCCCACCTACTGGTGGTGGTGGCTCCCCGCGGGTCTGTGCATCGCGATCCTCGGGGTCGCGCTCTCGCTGATCAACTTCGGCATCGACGAGTACGTGAACCCCCGACTTCGCTCGGCCGGTGAGCAATCCCGCGCCCTGCGCAAGCGCGGGATCGACGCGAACAGCAGCGTCACCACCGTGCGCATCGCCGCACCCCCTGACCAGCCCACGACCACACGAACGGAGGGCGACTCATGACCGATGTCCACAGCCCCGACACCCGCAGCGCCGCCTACCGCAACACCGACCTGTCCGTCGCCGAGCGCGTGGAGGACCTGCTCGCGCGGATGACACTGCCCGAGAAGGTCGGCCAGATGCTGCAACTGGACGCCCGCGACGACCTGACCCACCACGTGCACGAACGCCACGTCGGATCCCTCCTGCACGCCTCGCAGGAGCGACTGCTGCAGGCACACCGCCTCACGCAGGAGACCCGGCTGCAGATCCCGCTCCTGGTGGGTGAGGACTGCATCCACGGCCACTCGTTCTGGCCCGGTGCCACCATCTACCCCACGCAGCTGGGGATGGCCGGCACCT
Protein-coding regions in this window:
- a CDS encoding ABC transporter permease, with amino-acid sequence MRIPVRFIAGRALFYAFTAWAAITINFFLPRMLKGDPVSAYMQKQAGQITPEAENALRILFGLDEDKSLWQQYVEYWRLLLSGDLGLSFSHGLAPVGEVISSALPWTVGLVGIATIISFVLGTSLGAVIGWRRGSKLDALIPVTTFFGTVPYFWLGLIAIALFSSTLHWFPASHAYDKGSVPEFSLDFIGQVIHHGALPAITIVVASLGGWILGMRNMMLTVLDEDYITVAQAKGMPNKRVLRHYAARNAVLPQIQSFALSLGFIVGGTIVMEMVFSYPGVGKLLLDATTAKDYPLMQGLFLIITMAVLVANILADVAYAVLDPRTRQAEA
- a CDS encoding ABC transporter permease, translating into MSISQSIPQPPVEDTDAATEAATQLAPRPGPSRRTFWSQLGSAFAMFRNPKSLTGLAILGVFVLIAVFGNIIAPYGPLEKDYTALRQGPSSAHWLGTTHMGEDVFSQIVYGTRGVLVVGFTAGIIATFVAVVIGVVAGYTRGWRSESLSAVTNVFLVIPGLPLIIIVASQYQNPPLIVIAAVLAFTGWAWGARVLRAQTMSLRNRDFIQAARANGEPLRRIIFVEMLPNLMAIIASSFVGTVTAAVLGLTTLAFIGVIPISNLNWGTILFWAQQNGAFPTYWWWWLPAGLCIAILGVALSLINFGIDEYVNPRLRSAGEQSRALRKRGIDANSSVTTVRIAAPPDQPTTTRTEGDS